One genomic segment of Vicia villosa cultivar HV-30 ecotype Madison, WI unplaced genomic scaffold, Vvil1.0 ctg.002117F_1_1, whole genome shotgun sequence includes these proteins:
- the LOC131637947 gene encoding probable WRKY transcription factor 14, with the protein MCSSIFVSSTTSMDNYQGDLTDIIRATGTGAGAYSTITSSSSSEPLLQHHHDDNQWHPHHQHHQHHQPMSFSNSILEDNRSGSTNNINMNMNMNIFGDPLFSTLRDPFLQELDHIPSSSYFNIPTSSIIDVAAASGVSVTTSSSSSLSASASVFALDQDHHHNHNHHEMMRSGSRPCKNIFSNMIQISPNATKLSNYESSSSTMAPSPRQIKPVVAVSTNININAKDSLLDNTGSGTVQISSSRNNTGLKRRKNQAKKVVCIPAPAAANSRQTGEVVPSDLWAWRKYGQKPIKGSPYPRGYYRCSSSKGCSARKQVERSRTDPNMLVITYTSEHNHPWPTQRNALAGSTRSQPSKNSTSMKSSETSSQPQTDTTTTTTTTTTKTKEEQHQESDGNGNDSPVVNSVKEESMEDIEKLQIEMDEGVEFNDALSYKPCLMENNQSHEDFFAELGEIEADPLDLLFNQGFGGNSSNDIIHQRDHQSKSLDAFHLFDWSGDNNNNNNNNNNANNSFEEPNKRRLL; encoded by the exons ATGTGTAGTAGTATCTTTGTGTCATCAACAACAAGTATGGACAATTACCAAGGTGATTTAACTGACATAATCAGAGCTACTGGTACTGGAGCTGGAGCATATAGTACAAtcacttcatcatcatcttctgaaCCTCTCTTACAACATCATCATGATGATAATCAGTGGCAtcctcatcatcaacatcatcagcATCATCAACCTATGAGTTTCTCTAATTCTATTCTTGAAGACAACAGATCAGGATCAACAAACAACATCAACATGAACATGAACATGAACATCTTTGGTGATCCATTATTCTCAACTTTAAGAGATCCATTTCTACAAGAGCTTGATCATATACCTTCTTCTTCCTACTTCAACATCCCAACTAGTAGTATAATTGATGTTGCAGCAGCTTCTGGTGTTAGCGTTactacttcatcatcttcttctctttctgCTTCTGCTTCTGTTTTTGCACTTGATCAAgatcatcatcataatcataatcatcaTGAGATGATGAGATCAGGTTCAAGGCCATGTAAGAACATATTCTCAAACATGATTCAGATCTCTCCTAATGCAACAAAGCTATCAAATTATGAATCTTCTTCTTCCACCATGGCACCTTCTCCAAGGCAAATTAAACCTGTTGTTGCTGTTTCAACCAACATCAATATTAATGCTAAGGATTCTCTTCTAGACAACACAGGATCAGGAACAGTTCAGATCTCATCTTCAAGGAATAATACAGGCCTTAAACGAAG AAAGAATCAGGCAAAAAAGGTGGTTTGTATTCCTGCACCAGCAGCTGCAAACAGTAGACAAACTGGTGAAGTTGTTCCTTCAGATTTGTGGGCTTGGAGAAAATATGGTCAGAAACCCATTAAAGGTTCACCTTATCCAAG GGGTTATTACAGATGCAGCAGTTCAAAGGGTTGTTCGGCAAGGAAACAAGTTGAGAGAAGCAGAACAGATCCAAACATGTTAGTTATAACCTACACTTCAGAACACAATCATCCATGGCCAACACAAAGAAATGCTTTAGCAGGTTCAACAAGATCTCAACCCTCCAAAAACAGCACTTCCAtgaaaagctcagaaacttcatctcaACCACAAActgacacaacaacaacaacaacaacaacaacaacaaagacaAAAGAAGAACAACATCAAGAGAGTGATGGAAATGGAAATGATTCACCAGTTGTTAACAGTGTGAAGGAAGAGAGTATGGAAGATATAGAGAAGTTGCAAATTGAGATGGATGAAGGAGTAGAATTCAATGATGCACTTTCTTATAAGCCTTGTTTGATGGAAAATAATCAAAGTCATGAGGATTTTTTTGCTGAGTTAGGTGAAATTGAAGCTGATCCATTAGACCTATTGTTTAATCAAGGTTTTGGTGGTAATTCAAGCAATGATATTATTCATCAAAGAGATCATCAATCCAAGAGTTTAGATGCATTTCATCTCTTTGACTGGTCAggtgacaacaacaacaacaacaacaacaacaataatgccAACAACTCATTTGAAGAACCAAATAAAAGAAGGTTATTATGA